The Magnolia sinica isolate HGM2019 chromosome 9, MsV1, whole genome shotgun sequence genome contains a region encoding:
- the LOC131254927 gene encoding uncharacterized protein LOC131254927 codes for MGIPVPTQPRCSSQVVIWRKPLSGWVKLNIDVLARGNLGAAGGGGVGRGERSKFLFGFHTGYGVASNTRAELWTIHDGLQHCLHLGYPNILVEINSLLVVNFLSGDAVPGWKWKVWIDRINNLSKCRNVNFVHTFREGNRPVNALAKLGNECQRSSLFLDHFDLPLMVRGLLFLDRLALGSVRRGT; via the coding sequence ATGGGCATTCCCGTGCCAACCCAGCCTAGATGTTCATCCCAGGTGGTGATTTGGAGGAAGCCCCTGTCGGGCTGGGTCAAATTAAACATAGATGTTTTGGCTAGGGGTAATCTAGGTGCGGCTGGGGGAGGAGGAGTCGGCAGAGGTGAGAGGAGCAAGTTCCTCTTTGGGTTTCACACGGGCTATGGCGTTGCCTCTAATACTCGGGCAGAGCTCTGGACGATTCACGATGGCCTTCAGCATTGCCTTCATCTGGGGTACCCCAATATTCTTGTTGAAATTAATTCCCTCCTCGTCGTGAACTTCCTCTCAGGTGACGCTGTTCCCGGTTGGAAATGGAAAGTTTGGATAGATAGAATTAACAACCTCTCCAAGTGCAGAAATGTAAATTTTGTTCATACTTTTAGAGAAGGTAACAGGCCAGTGAATGCCTTGGCCAAATTGGGGAACGAATGTCAAAGGTCGTCTTTGTTTTTAGACCATTTTGACCTCCCACTAATGGTCAGAGGCCTCCTTTTCCTTGATAGATTGGCACTTGGCTCTGTGAGGAGGGGGACTTAA